The Deltaproteobacteria bacterium genomic interval TGACTGAGATGGAACGGGACCTGGACCTTTTGGACAGGACGTTGGCCGAACCGGTTTCTGCCGCTCCTGCGGGAGATGCAGAAAGGACGCAACCATTACTGGGAGGAGCCGATAATGCCGCCACAGGAACAGATTTAAAAGGAGGAGATATGTCGGTCGGAACAGTTGCCGCAAGCCTTGTTGGAACTAGTGTCGTTGCGCAAACAGCCGGTAACCCGCCGGCGGGGGATGGCCCTGTGTCAGAATTTCCGGAAAGCCGCGAACCGGCGGCACCGGCCGGGGATGCCTACCTACAACCTTACGTCCCTCCTTCTTTTGGAGGTCCTGAACGTCCTGAGGATTATGAAGGAGGGGGAGAGATCGGTGAGCGGGGGTTTGAGCCGACCCCATTTTTTGGTGCCTCCGTTGTTGCCGCTGTGAGACGGCTGGTGGCTAGAGGGGGAGGGGATTCTTCCGCCCTGGTAACCAAGGTCTTGAGAGAGATCGAAGAACTGGCCCAGCGGGTAGAGTTGCCGAGGACAGACGATTCTAACGTGGCCTATGCCACCAGGGAATTCGAATTAAGCCGCGCCTTCTTAACGGATCTTCTTCAAGAAGCGCAGACCAATCCTGATACAGCCTTGGCGAGCCTCGTCCTTTCTGTCGCCTATTCGGTGGATCGTCAGAGGGATACCGTTGCTCTGCTCCGAGGAGAGGCAAGGACAACACCCTCTTTGTTGGTGACGCGTATGGATCAAAGACCGGTTGTGGAGACAAGGTCTTATGCTCGTTTATCGGATAATATTTTTTGGGATCGACGTCGCCTCAGTTATCTGGAAGGACGGTTAGCGGGAGGAGTTCCTGTCGAAGAACAGCGGTTTTTTGAAAACCAGAGGGATAAAGCAGGCTGGGATCTCGTCTCTGATCTTCGTGTCCTTATCAGAGAACACCGGGAGAAACTGCTCGTCTCTGTTGAGGGAAGGGGCGCCTTGGATGGCCACCTCCGAGAATTTATTGCCGCTTTGGATCGTCACGTGGCGGTGCTCCGAAGGGTTCGTCCGCTCCTCGAAAAGGGGGATAGAGATCTCTTCAGAGGTTTCCCGAGTGGTCTTGCCGGTCTGGATCAGGAGTTGGCAGACTGCGCATTTGATCTTGAGAGGGCGAGGGGTTTGCTCGCCATTCTTCAGGATCCACCCTATGGCCCTGGTTCCCCTTCCACCCCGACTGCGGCAGGGGGTTCAGCGGCACCGGTGGCCCCTGCCTCGCCTGCGAGTCAAGGCGGGCCAGCAACTCCGGCCGCTTCGGCTAGTTCTATCGGTCCCGATGAATCGAATGTGAGCTATGATGTTGCCGCTTGGGCCACGCTCTGGGATGGGCTGGCTGCTGAGTCACCAGAGGTTCGTCAACGACTCAGGGTATTGACTCTTGGAGGTCCGGCGACAAGGGGTGAACTCTTGGCCGCCTATGGTGTTTCTGCCGATAAATTTGCCGCTGTTCGCGGTGGCTTGGCAATGGTAGATAACGGTTCTCTCGAGGTTGGCCTTCTCGCTCGTGACCTGGCGGCGGTGTTGGTGGCGAGCGGGTCTGACGCTGCGATGACACCGGCGGTTTTTGAACGGGCCGTTGTGAGGGGAATGAGACTCCTTGGTCCAGTCCCTGCCTCAGGGATTCCTGGCGAAGCGGGAGGTCGAGAGGGTCGTGAGCGGTTTGGTGAAAGAGGGGCTCGAGAACCACTCCCTGTCCGGGCGATTGTCCCCTAGAGAGGGGACCCCAGAGAACCTTTCTGAATCTTTAGATCAGTATGCCTCGCAATATGGTTAAAATCTGAGTCATGATGAAACAGGGGCATCTTTGTCCTCATTGATAACTGCGCAATGAGACTGTCCACTGTTTTAGCTTCAACCCCTTTTTTTCTGAGATACCCTCTGAGCAATGCTGCTTCGAAGAAATCCTCTTTTTCTAGAGAGAGAAAAGGCAGGACAGAGAAGTGTTCTTTTAATACTTTGTATTCAGTGTTCCTCTCAGCACCTGAAAGGACCTCAGTAATAACTGGCCCACAGGTTACCACTTGGTCTGCCTGAAGGAGTTCACTGATAATCTCGGCCGTGATAAGATCGGATTGATTAAGAAAATGAATCCATGAGGATGAATCAATCAGAATCACGCCGCATCCTTTCAAGTTCCTTGAGTGTGAGAGTAAAATGAACCTTTCCCCCTAAACGGGCAAAGCTTTCAAGTTTCTTCTGCCTCAAAACGGTTTCAAGAGAAAGGACCACCGCCTCGGTATCCGTCTTGGCCTTGAGGATCTTTTTGACCTGGTTCAACTTGTCCTGCGGCAAGATAAATTGTTTTCGTCTCATTTTAGCCATGTGTATATATTATAGTTTATATACACATCCGTCAATAGTTAACTTTGGGGAGGAGATCAGCCGGGGCCTAGAGCCCCGGCTGATCGTT includes:
- a CDS encoding PIN domain nuclease is translated as MILIDSSSWIHFLNQSDLITAEIISELLQADQVVTCGPVITEVLSGAERNTEYKVLKEHFSVLPFLSLEKEDFFEAALLRGYLRKKGVEAKTVDSLIAQLSMRTKMPLFHHDSDFNHIARHTDLKIQKGSLGSPL